Proteins encoded together in one Halothermothrix orenii H 168 window:
- a CDS encoding VIT1/CCC1 transporter family protein, translating into MTEGKKEKQLDSRTKKMILDYQKNEITEYKIYTRLAKRIKDKNNKKVLEEIGRDELKHYEFWKKHTGQDVKPSKWKVFFYYWIAVIFGLTFGIKLMEKGEEEAQVIYKQVADKIPGAASIMEDEYRHEHELLNLLEEEHLQYVGSVVLGLNDALVELTGTLAGLSFALKNTNLIAIAGLITGIAASFSMGASEYLSTKSESDHGEALKSSMYTGGAYIITVFFLVLPFLLLAGYMTALLVTILLAILIIFVFNYYIAVAKDLDFKKRFLEMATISLGVAVLSFGIGYLVRVFLGVDV; encoded by the coding sequence ATTCTGGACTATCAAAAAAATGAAATTACAGAATATAAAATATATACCAGACTGGCTAAACGGATCAAGGATAAAAACAATAAAAAAGTTCTGGAGGAAATCGGGAGAGATGAACTAAAGCACTATGAGTTCTGGAAAAAACATACCGGTCAGGATGTTAAGCCCAGTAAGTGGAAGGTATTCTTTTATTACTGGATAGCAGTTATATTCGGTCTGACCTTTGGGATAAAGCTAATGGAAAAGGGTGAAGAAGAGGCCCAGGTTATCTATAAACAGGTGGCCGATAAGATCCCCGGAGCAGCCAGCATCATGGAAGATGAATACAGGCACGAACACGAGCTTTTAAATCTGCTGGAAGAAGAACACCTTCAATATGTTGGTTCTGTTGTTCTGGGGTTAAATGATGCTCTGGTGGAGTTAACGGGAACACTGGCTGGATTAAGTTTTGCGTTAAAAAACACAAATTTAATTGCAATAGCCGGATTGATAACCGGTATCGCTGCTTCTTTTTCAATGGGGGCTTCAGAGTATCTCTCTACTAAATCTGAAAGTGACCATGGTGAGGCTCTGAAATCATCTATGTATACCGGGGGAGCCTATATTATTACCGTTTTCTTCCTGGTTTTGCCCTTTTTACTCCTGGCAGGTTATATGACAGCACTGTTAGTTACTATATTGTTAGCCATTTTAATCATTTTTGTCTTCAATTATTATATAGCAGTGGCCAAGGATCTGGACTTTAAAAAACGGTTTCTGGAAATGGCCACCATCAGCCTTGGGGTAGCTGTCCTCTCCTTCGGTATTGGTTATCTGGTGAGGGTATTCCTGGGAGTTGATGTCTAG
- the pheA gene encoding prephenate dehydratase, protein MCPARYGYLGPGGTFCEKAALKYFGGGHEMISFRTIKEVVRNVKEGSIEKGVIPLENSLEGSVNLSLDLLVKESNIIITGEVIIPINHNLIGQKGLEVGNIKKVLSHPQAIAQTADFIEENLPQAEIIYTESTAAAAECALKNRELAVIGSDQIAHLYGLSVIAEGIQDDDENYTRFIIISRSKGKFFYSTGYNNYQDTKKMYKTSIVCTPEVNKPGVLYEMLGEFAARKINLTRIESRPTRKKLGEYLFYIDLEGHYHDPLVAGALKEVRNMSGLFKILGCYFKDNIKEGSSEKDAKCKKRA, encoded by the coding sequence TTGTGTCCAGCGCGATACGGGTATTTAGGACCTGGAGGCACCTTCTGTGAAAAGGCAGCCCTTAAGTATTTTGGAGGGGGTCATGAGATGATTTCTTTCCGGACGATAAAAGAAGTCGTCCGGAATGTCAAAGAAGGCTCCATTGAAAAGGGGGTTATTCCCCTGGAAAACTCACTCGAAGGGTCGGTCAATTTAAGCCTTGACCTGCTTGTTAAGGAATCAAACATAATTATAACCGGTGAAGTAATTATTCCGATAAACCATAATTTAATAGGCCAGAAAGGGTTGGAAGTAGGTAACATAAAGAAGGTTTTGTCCCATCCCCAGGCCATTGCCCAGACGGCTGATTTTATAGAAGAAAACCTACCTCAGGCCGAAATTATTTATACGGAAAGTACCGCTGCTGCCGCAGAGTGTGCTTTAAAAAACAGGGAGTTAGCTGTTATCGGGTCAGACCAGATTGCCCATCTGTATGGATTAAGTGTAATAGCAGAGGGTATCCAGGATGATGATGAGAACTACACACGGTTTATAATTATCTCCCGGAGTAAAGGTAAATTCTTTTACAGTACGGGCTATAATAATTATCAGGATACAAAGAAAATGTATAAAACATCTATTGTCTGTACCCCTGAGGTAAATAAGCCCGGGGTTCTTTACGAAATGCTGGGTGAATTTGCAGCTCGAAAAATAAATTTGACCAGGATAGAATCACGACCGACCAGGAAAAAGCTGGGGGAATATCTGTTCTATATTGACCTTGAGGGTCATTACCATGACCCACTGGTGGCCGGAGCCCTGAAAGAAGTGAGAAATATGTCCGGACTCTTTAAAATACTGGGTTGTTATTTTAAGGATAATATTAAAGAAGGGAGTAGTGAGAAGGATGCTAAATGTAAAAAGAGGGCTTAA